In a single window of the Caldisericaceae bacterium genome:
- a CDS encoding heavy metal-binding domain-containing protein, protein MIITTTPTIEGKKIVKYLGIVAGEVIEGTNVFRDIAAAVRDVVGGRASAYEEILIKGREKAIEEMKERARAIGANAIVGVDLDYEVLGHSGGILLISASGTAVVVEGI, encoded by the coding sequence ATGATTATTACAACAACACCAACGATTGAAGGAAAAAAAATCGTAAAATACCTTGGGATTGTAGCAGGAGAGGTAATTGAGGGAACAAATGTTTTTAGAGACATTGCAGCAGCAGTTAGAGACGTTGTTGGCGGTAGAGCAAGTGCATACGAGGAAATTTTGATAAAAGGAAGAGAAAAAGCAATTGAAGAAATGAAAGAAAGAGCAAGGGCTATTGGCGCAAATGCAATTGTTGGCGTCGACCTTGATTACGAAGTTTTAGGGCATTCTGGAGGTATACTTTTAATTTCTGCTTCAGGAACTGCTGTGGTAGTTGAGGGTATCTAA
- a CDS encoding P1 family peptidase, producing MGSITDVKGILVGNYEDLDSLTGCTVVLAKDGAYASYDVRGGAPGTRETDLLNPENLVQKVNAIYIGGGSAMGLEGASGVSRYLEEINAGFDTGVKRVPIVSGAIIYDLEIGKPSYPDVEAGYKASINAKNTLDKTGNVGAGIGATVGKIRGMSYAMKGGLGTESIRVNDVVVGALVVVNALGDVYDFDGKIIAGSLNDGKSGFINTVEFLKNASINTNPFKNTTIGVIATNVTLTKSILKRIAISAHDGIARRIIPSHTIFDGDTVFTLSTGEKDFDNILLIETLSQLVLEKAIVNAIKNAETVLGVPSSKDLGII from the coding sequence ATGGGAAGTATTACAGATGTAAAAGGAATACTTGTAGGAAATTATGAAGATTTAGATAGTTTAACAGGTTGCACAGTTGTGCTTGCAAAAGATGGGGCATACGCTTCCTATGATGTAAGAGGTGGTGCTCCAGGAACAAGGGAAACTGATTTACTCAATCCAGAAAACCTCGTTCAAAAAGTTAATGCAATTTACATAGGTGGCGGCAGTGCTATGGGATTGGAGGGGGCATCGGGTGTTTCTCGTTATTTGGAAGAAATTAACGCAGGCTTTGATACTGGTGTTAAAAGAGTCCCAATTGTTTCTGGCGCAATCATCTATGACCTTGAAATAGGTAAACCAAGTTATCCCGATGTGGAAGCAGGTTACAAAGCAAGTATAAACGCAAAAAATACATTAGATAAAACAGGCAATGTTGGTGCAGGTATTGGTGCAACCGTAGGAAAAATAAGAGGTATGAGTTATGCAATGAAAGGTGGTTTAGGCACAGAAAGTATAAGAGTTAACGATGTTGTAGTTGGTGCTCTTGTTGTGGTAAATGCCTTAGGAGATGTTTACGATTTTGACGGAAAAATTATCGCAGGAAGTTTAAATGATGGTAAAAGTGGTTTTATTAATACAGTAGAGTTTCTAAAAAATGCTTCAATCAATACCAATCCTTTTAAAAACACAACAATTGGTGTTATTGCAACAAATGTTACGCTTACAAAAAGCATACTAAAAAGAATAGCAATAAGCGCACATGATGGGATTGCAAGGAGAATAATACCCTCCCACACAATTTTTGATGGAGATACCGTTTTTACTCTATCAACGGGAGAAAAAGATTTTGATAATATATTACTCATTGAAACACTTTCGCAACTTGTTTTAGAAAAAGCGATAGTAAATGCAATTAAGAATGCAGAAACAGTTTTAGGTGTCCCAAGTTCAAAAGATTTGGGGATAATTTAA